CCTAAAACTGAGGACTCTATCCGATTTATTCCAGTTGACTTTAAAGTTATAGAAATCCTTAGAAATTTGAAAAATATCCAAGAAGAATTATTGTCATTCTATGGACTAGAAAATCCAGACAATGTAGTTTTTTTTGATTTATTCAATGGTATAAGTAGCAATAATACGGTGAATAAATGGCTTAAAAATATACTCCAGGAGTTGAATATTAAACCATTAAATATGACAAGTACAGGGTTAAGGCATAGTTATTGCAGTTCTCTTTTAGCAATGGGGATTGATATTTGGGCTGTTTCAAAGCTTATGGGTCATAAGGATATAACTGAAATAACAGAAACATATGGACATTTAATCAAAGAAAAAGCAGATGAAGAGAATAATAAAGTGAGAAATCTATTGTCTCGGCTAAATGAAAAAGTGCAAAGTTGACCAAAAGTTGACCAAAAATAAAAGAAACGCTGATAAAACAACGTTTCTAAAACTTAAGCTATACCGGCGGCCGGGGTCGAACCGGCACGTCCGTGAGGACACTGGATTTTGAGTCCAGCGCGTCTGCCAATTCCGCCACGCCGGCTCAAGTTTTTAACTGGGGTAGCTGGATTCGAACCAACGGATGAGGGAGTCAAAGTCCCTTGCCTTACCACTTGGCTATACCCCAATAATATTAAATAGGCGAGTGATGGGGATCGAACCCACGCATGCCAGAGCCACAATCTGGTGTGTTAACCACTTCACCACACCCGCCATATTTAAACACGGGCAGTAGGAATTGAACCCACACTGAAGGTTTTGGAGACCTTAGTTCTACCTTTAAACTATGCCCGTAAAGGTTATGGAAGGGGAGGGATTCGAACCCCCGAACCCGAAGGAGCGGATTTACAGTCCGCCGCGTTTAGCCTCTTCGCTACCCTTCCTATTATTAAATTATGGCGCGAGACGGAATCGAACCGCCGACACATGGAGCTTCAATCCATTGCTCTACCAACTGAGCTACCGAGCCAACTATTGCGGGAGCAGGATTTGAACCTACGACCTTCGGGTTATGAGCCCGACGAGCTACCTAGCTGCTCCATCCCGCGTCAATACTATTCGTCCCTAAGGAGGATGTGGGATTCGAACCCACGCACGCTTTTACACGCCTGACGGTTTTCAAGACCGTTCCCTTCAGCCGGACTTGGGTAATCCTCCGAATATATAGTCCGTACGGGATTCGAACCCGTGTTACCGCCGTGAAAAGGCGGTGTCTTAACCCCTTGACCAACGGACCATAATACTATTTTAAATGGGCACGAGTGGACTCGAACCACCGACCTCACGCTTATCAGGCGTGCGCTCTAACCACCTGAGCTACGCGCCCAAGTTCGAAAACTTGGTATGAACTTTCGTTCAAAGCGGGTGACGAGAATCGAACTCGCGACAACAGCTTGGAAGGCTGTAGTTTTACCACTAAACTACACCCGCTTGAATATGGGAGTTAACGGGATCGAACCGCTGACCCTCTGCTTGTAAGGCAGATGCTCTCCCAGCTGAGCTAAACTCCCAAAGGGTGGAGTCTAGCTCAGCCAACGGTGAGAAACTTCGTTTCTCTCATCCGCCGATTGTAATTTCGATTTCCTCTCCATTACAACTAAGCTAAACTCCCTTCGCTAAGCGACTTCCATATCTCACAGGGGGCAACCCCCAACTACTTCCGGCGTTCTAGGGCTTAACTGCTGTGTTCGGCATGGGTACAGGTGTATCTCCTAGGCTATCGTCACTTAACTATTGAATTAACTGTCCTGTCCTCTCAGACAAGCCTTGTCAACTCAAAATTGAATACAATATCAAATCTCACAATTCTCTAAACCATTCGCTGTACTCTGATGAAGTTCTTATTCTAGGATAAGTCCTCGAGCGATTAGTATTGGTCCGCTCCATTGCTCACACAACTTCCACTCCCAACCTATCAACCTGATCTTCTCTCAGGGCTCTTACTAACTTGCGTTATGGGAAATCTCATCTTGAGGTGGGTTTCACACTTAGATGCTTTCAGCGTTTATCCCTTCCCTACATAGCTACCCAGCGATGCTCTTGGCAGAACAACTGGTACACCAGCGGTAAGTCCACTCTGGTCCTCTCGTACTAGGAGCAGATCCTCTCAAATTTCCTACGCCCGCGACGGATAGGGACCGAACTGTCTCACGACGTTCTGAACCCAGCTCGCGTGCCGCTTTAATGGGCGAACAGCCCAACCCTTGGGACCGACTACAGCCCCAGGATGCGACGAGCCGACATCGAGGTGCCAAACCTCCCCGTCGATGTGAACTCTTGGGGGAGATAAGCCTGTTATCCCCAGGGTAGCTTTTATCCGTTGAGCGATGGCCCTTCCATACGGAACCACCGGATCACTAAGCCCGACTTTCGTCCCTGCTCGAGTTGTAGCTCTCGCAGTCAAGCTCCCTTATACCTTTACACTCTACGACTGATTTCCAACCAGTCTGAGGGAACCTTTGGGCGCCTCCGTTACCTTTTAGGAGGCGACCGCCCCAGTCAAACTGCCCGTCAGACACTGTCTCCGTAGATGATAAACCTACCGGGTTAGAGTGGCCATAACACAAGGGTAGTATCCCAACAACGCCTCCATCGAAACTGGCGTCCCGATTTCATAGGCTCCTACCTATCCTGTACATGTGGCACAGACACTCAATATCAAACTGCAGTAAAGCTCCATGGGGTCTTTCCGTCCTGTCGCGGGTAACCTGCATCTTCACAGGTACTAAAATTTCACCGAGTCTCTCGTTGAGACAGTGCCCAAATCATTACGCCTTTCGTGCGGGTCGGAACTTACCCGACAAGGAATTTCGCTACCTTAGGACCGTTATAGTTACGGCCGCCGTTTACTGGGGCTTCAATTCATACCTTCGCGTTACCGCTAAGCACTCCTCTTAACCTTCCAGCACCGGGCAGGCGTCACCCCCTATACATCATCTTACGATTTAGCAGAGAGCTGTGTTTTTGATAAACAGTTGCTTGGGCCTATTCACTGCGGCTGACTTAAGTCAGCACCCCTTCTCCCGAAGTTACGGGGTCATTTTGCCGAGTTCCTTAACGAGAGTTCTCTCGCTCACCTGAGGCTACTCGCCTCGACTACCTGTGTCGGTTTGCGGTACGGGTAGAGTATGATACAACGCTAGAAGCTTTTCTTGGCAGTGTGACATCACTCACTCGCTACTAAACTTCGCTCCCCATCACAGCTCAACGTTATAGGTATAAGCATTTGACTCATACCACGCCTCACTGCTTAGACGTACATCCATTCGTACGCACGAGTTAGCCTACTGCGTCCCTCCATCACTTCATACTCTAGTACAGGAATCTCAACCTGTTGGCCATCGGATACACCTTTCGGTCTCTCCTTAGGTCCCGACTAACCCAGGGCGGACGAGCCTTCCCCTGGAAACCTTAGTCTTACGGTGGACAGGATTCTCACCTGTCTTGCGCTACTCATACCGGCATTCTCACTTCTATGCGTTCCAGCGCTCCTCACGGTACACCTTCGCCACACATAGAACGCTCTCCTACCATACCTATAAAAGGTATCCACAGCTTCGGTAAATTGTTTTAGCCCCGGTACATTTTCGGCGCAGGGTCACTCGACTAGTGAGCTATTACGCACTCTTTGAATGAATAGCTGCTTCTAAGCTAACATCCTAGTTGTCTGTGCAACCCCACATCCTTTTCCACTTAACAATTATTTTGGGACCTTAGCTGGTGGTCTGGGCTGTTTCCCTTTCGACTACGGATCTTAGCACTCGCAGTCTGACTGCCGACCATAATTCATTGGCATTCGGAGTTTATCTGAGATTGGTAATCCGGGATGGACCCCTCACCCAAACAGTGCTCTACCTCCAAGAATCTTCATGTCGACGCTAGCCCTAAAGCTATTTCGGAGAGAACCAGCTATCTCCAAGTTCGTTTGGAATTTCTCCGCTACCCACAAGTCATCCAAGCACTTTTCAACGTGCCCTGGTTCGGTCCTCCAGTGCGTTTTACCGCACCTTCAACCTGCTCATGGGTAGGTCACATGGTTTCGGGTCTACATCATGATACTAAGACGCCCTATTCAGACTCGGTTTCCCTACGGCTCCGTCTCTTCAACTTAACCTCGCATCATAACGTAACTCGCCGGTTCATTCTACAAAAGGCACGCTCTCACCCATGAACGGGCTCGAACTTGTTGTAGGCACACGGTTTCAGGTTCTATTTCACTCCCCTCCCGGGGTGCTTTTCACCTTTCCCTCACGGTACTGGTTCACTATCGGTCACTAGGGAGTATTTAGGGTTGGGAGATGGTCCTCCCAGATTCCGACGGGATTTCACGTGTCCCGCCGTACTCAGGATACTGCTAGGTACAGAATCTATTTAAAATACGAGGCTCTTACTCTCTTTGGCTGACTTTCCCAAGTCATTCTTCTATAAATTCTGAGTCCACATTGCAGTCCTACAACCCCGAAGAGTAAACTCTTCGGTTTGCCCTCCTGCCTCTTCGCTCGCCGCTACTAAGGCAATCGCTTTTGCTTTCTCTTCCTGCAGCTACTTAGATGTTTCAGTTCACTGCGTCTTCCTCCTCATTTCCTTAACAGAAATGGGTAACAGGCATCAACCTGTTGGGTTCCCCCATTCGGACATCCCCGGATCAAGTGCTTACTTACAGCTCCCCGAGGCATTTCGTCGTTTGTCACGTCCTTCTTCGGCTCCTAGTGCCAAGGCATCCACCGTGCGCCCTTACTAACTTAACCTTATTTTTGACCTTTCAGTCTTAAACTCATTAATATTCACAGCGTTTTCGGTTTATTTTCTTGTTACTATTTGATATCAGTATTCAATTTTCAATGGACAAGTAGGATAGCTATCAACCAAAGTTGAATTCCAGACTAACTTCTTAGGAAAAAAGACTAACTTCCTTGTGTTCATCGAACACAGTGTCAGTTCTCTATTTTTCTACAGAAGTTCCCGCAAGCGGAACGTCTTCCATATCCTAATGGAGCCTAGCGGGATCGAACCGCTGACCTCCTGCGTGCAAAGCAGGCGCTCTCCCAGCTGAGCTAAGGCCCCACATAGCCCTCTCAAAACTAAACAAGACCCAAGTGCATTCCGTATGTCCTTACGGACTCCTTAGAAAGGAGGTGATCCAGCCGCACCTTCCGATACGGCTACCTTGTTACGACTTCACCCCAATCATCTATCCCACCTTAGGCGGCTGGCTCCTTACGGTTACCTCACCGACTTCGGGTGTTACAAACTCTCGTGGTGTGACGGGCGGTGTGTACAAGGCCCGGGAACGTATTCACCGCGGCGTGCTGATCCGCGATTACTAGCGATTCCGACTTCATGTAGGCGAGTTGCAGCCTACAATCCGAACTGAGACTGGCTTTCAGAGATTAGCTTGCCGTCACCGGCTTGCGACTCGTTGTACCAGCCATTGTAGCACGTGTGTAGCCCAGGTCATAAGGGGCATGATGATTTGACGTCATCCCCACCTTCCTCCGGTTTATTACCGGCAGTCTCGCTAGAGTGCCCAACTGAATGATGGCAACTAACAATAGGGGTTGCGCTCGTTGCGGGACTTAACCCAACATCTCACGACACGAGCTGACGACAACCATGCACCACCTGTCACCTCTGTCCCGAAGGAAAACTCTATCTCTAGAGTGGTCAGAGGGATGTCAAGACCTGGTAAGGTTCTTCGCGTTGCTTCGAATTAAACCACATGCTCCACCGCTTGTGCGGGCCCCCGTCAATTCCTTTGAGTTTCAACCTTGCGGTCGTACTCCCCAGGCGGAGTGCTTAATGCGTTAGCTGCGGCACTAAGCCCCGGAAAGGGCCTAACACCTAGCACTCATCGTTTACGGCGTGGACTACCAGGGTATCTAATCCTGTTTGCTCCCCACGCTTTCGAGCCTCAGCGTCAGTTACAGACCAGAGAGCCGCTTTCGCCACCGGTGTTCCTCCATATATCTACGCATTTCACCGCTACACATGGAATTCCACTCTCCCCTTCTGCACTCAAGTTAAACAGTTTCCAAAGCATACTATGGTTAAGCCACAGCCTTTAACTTCAGACTTATCTAACCGCCTGCGCTCGCTTTACGCCCAATAAATCCGGACAACGCTCGGGACCTACGTATTACCGCGGCTGCTGGCACGTAGTTAGCCGTCCCTTTCTGGTAAGATACCGTCACAGTGTGAACTTTCCACTCTCACACCCGTTCTTCTCTTACAACAGAGCTTTACGATCCGAAAACCTTCTTCACTCACGCGGCGTTGCTCGGTCAGGGTTCCCCCCATTGCCGAAGATTCCCTACTGCTGCCTCCCGTAGGAGTCTGGGCCGTGTCTCAGTCCCAGTGTGGCCGATCACCCTCTCAGGTCGGCTATGTATCGTCGCCTTGGTGAGCCGTTACCTCACCAACTAGCTAATACAACGCAGGTCCATCTGGTAGTGATGCAGTTGCATCTTTCAATTAAGTATCATGCGATATTCAATTTCATGCGGTATTAGCTATCGTTTCCAATAGTTATCCCCCGCTACCAGGCAGGTTACCTACGCGTTACTCACCCGTTCGCAACTCATCCAAGAAGAGCAAGCTCCTCTCTTCAGCGTTCTACTTGCATGTATTAGGCACGCCGCCAGCGTTCGTCCTGAGCCAGGATCAAACTCTCATTAAAAAGTTTGAGTTCGCACTCATTACTGTCCACTGACAGATTTATTTTCGTTTTTTGACAGGTTACATATCTCTATGTCACCCTGCACTTGGTTCGTCTTGTTCAGTTTTCAAAGGGCTTTGTCTTTCGCGACAACTATATTAGTATATCACCCAACCACACCTCTTGTCAATACCTTTTCTAATTTTTTTTTACATTTTTTTGAAGTTTTTTATGCATTAAAGTCTTTCCGTCTATTAGAGTGCGGGAAGATATGCTTCTTCCCCTAATTGACGAGCTAATAAACCAGCTCTTGCCAACTGAAGCAAAGTCTTTGTGAATTCATAAATATGCTCTCTTTCACTTGCAGACAACTCTTTTTTAGAAAACTTTCTTCTTAAAGCTTTGTAATCCCGACCTTCCTCTTGAAAGAAGGGAGCGTCTTGTAAATAGGCTTTTACATTCTCCAAATTTTCTAAAATACCAAGATGAAAAGCAGCAGAAGAAAAGGTTCTATCAAAAGGCTGAGTGCAGACGCTCCGAAACTCTACTGTCCCCCGCGTCGTCAAATCTTGATACTGATAACTTCTATGATTCTTGAAGTCTGCTCCCCTTGGAGTCAAATTTGCTTTTTCACCTGAAAGGCTATAAGCTTCAATAGTTTTCTGGCTCAAGTATTCATTAGCAGATATCGGATAGAAATAGTAGGATTGACCATTTCGTTCGGCAGTGAAAAGCGCTGATTTACTAAGATAAGCAAAAAATTCATCTTCAGTTTGAAAATCTTTTGAATTCACACCCGCATTTTCCTGTAAAATGCCATGCATCGATTGCTCCCAGAAAATGTCCCGAGCTATTTTTGTATCCCAAGAAGAATCCGAAAACTCTGAATTGGCAAAAAGGTATGCCTTAGCAGCTTCAATTTGATTGAAGACATTGATGACGCTTAAATAATTTTCTCTTGAGACATCCAGCTGAACTTGACTCCCACAAATAAAAGCACCATATTCTGGATAATTGTGCAAACCTTCCATGTTCTTTCCCATAGCTAAATACTGCATCAGCATTTCATATCTTGGATATTTAACTGGACTATTATCATTTTCAGCCCAGAAAGGATGAATACCTTCTCCTTGAATTTCATGATGTTCTTCACGCAGAATTAGCTGAATAATGTTCAGATAGTTCTTAAAACGCTCTTCAACTTCTTGAATTCTGCTAGCCTTGGCAAAAGCAAATTCCAAAGTATTGTAAGAGACCTCAAAAAGAATTCTGTCTTCATTTTTAGTGGATTTTAGTTGGATAGGATTTCCATCTCTATCAAATC
This window of the Streptococcus sanguinis genome carries:
- a CDS encoding glutamate-cysteine ligase family protein, giving the protein MEMIDSIQILKERYLKNIKENPTVYIGIELEFPIVNSQGGATDTTVAKNLLKRLLDEHDFEAERFDRDGNPIQLKSTKNEDRILFEVSYNTLEFAFAKASRIQEVEERFKNYLNIIQLILREEHHEIQGEGIHPFWAENDNSPVKYPRYEMLMQYLAMGKNMEGLHNYPEYGAFICGSQVQLDVSRENYLSVINVFNQIEAAKAYLFANSEFSDSSWDTKIARDIFWEQSMHGILQENAGVNSKDFQTEDEFFAYLSKSALFTAERNGQSYYFYPISANEYLSQKTIEAYSLSGEKANLTPRGADFKNHRSYQYQDLTTRGTVEFRSVCTQPFDRTFSSAAFHLGILENLENVKAYLQDAPFFQEEGRDYKALRRKFSKKELSASEREHIYEFTKTLLQLARAGLLARQLGEEAYLPAL